Proteins found in one Nostoc sp. NIES-3756 genomic segment:
- a CDS encoding COP23 domain-containing protein produces MLRKSLALLSGVAVASSLGAVFSTPSYAQYPANGPFSCDTSNLTTVVGARKSVVMRWRTNEFSGSGYNPLQRCLEVSNRFNSFYNSGQLEYLTAGYVNGKPVVCATSSGGSCNSANVLFTLNSRNKRNVAAILQTLFDNRAGAAGAVVNESTERVYIDVKKLIAEEISTEKPTEAQPKAVSQPTSQPANGSW; encoded by the coding sequence ATGTTACGTAAATCTTTGGCTCTTCTTAGTGGAGTTGCAGTTGCTAGTAGTTTGGGTGCAGTTTTCAGTACACCTAGTTATGCTCAATATCCAGCAAACGGCCCATTTAGCTGCGATACGTCCAATCTCACAACAGTTGTAGGTGCAAGAAAATCAGTAGTCATGCGTTGGAGAACAAATGAATTTTCTGGTTCTGGTTATAATCCTTTACAAAGATGTCTGGAAGTCTCAAATAGATTTAACTCTTTCTACAACTCAGGTCAGTTGGAATATCTCACAGCTGGTTACGTAAATGGAAAACCTGTAGTATGTGCTACTTCCAGTGGTGGTTCTTGCAACTCTGCTAATGTTTTATTTACCTTGAATAGCCGTAATAAGAGAAATGTAGCTGCTATTTTGCAAACATTATTTGATAACCGTGCTGGTGCAGCTGGTGCAGTAGTTAATGAATCTACTGAGCGTGTTTATATTGATGTCAAAAAATTAATAGCTGAAGAAATCAGCACTGAAAAACCAACTGAAGCACAACCTAAAGCAGTGAGTCAGCCCACCTCACAGCCTGCAAATGGCAGTTGGTAA
- a CDS encoding S1 family peptidase → MGFSNVSVISLISCLCFVPSAQAVYSTYQERIATAPEISQSSEGLSINDLRARSRAITVKIMAGETWGSGIIIERRGQVYTVLTNAHVLRIGDNYRIQTADGRTYSGRVSRNVNFNDEDLAIINFESSRNYAIASIAQAPIKIGDETFASGFPNDTNDWLFTIGKIEYLLPQSFQGGYQIGYSNDIFKGMSGGPVLNRRGELVAINGRHKHPLWGNPFVFLDGSTPVAKIRTQFEESSWAVPVERFLRRIPAFAQGAVDPKAELPYPSVPVTPQPPIPTNDIPIPANSLNRSGWVW, encoded by the coding sequence ATGGGTTTTTCTAACGTTAGTGTAATTAGTTTGATTAGCTGTCTATGTTTTGTTCCATCCGCACAGGCTGTGTACTCAACATACCAAGAAAGAATTGCTACGGCTCCTGAGATTAGCCAATCTTCAGAAGGATTGTCAATTAACGATTTGCGTGCGCGAAGTCGGGCAATTACTGTAAAAATAATGGCTGGAGAAACTTGGGGTTCAGGAATTATTATCGAGCGTCGAGGACAAGTTTACACAGTCCTCACGAATGCTCATGTTTTAAGAATAGGTGATAACTATCGGATTCAAACTGCCGATGGGAGAACATATTCTGGGCGAGTCAGCAGAAATGTCAATTTTAATGATGAGGATTTGGCGATCATTAATTTTGAGAGTAGCAGGAATTATGCGATCGCCTCAATTGCCCAAGCACCTATAAAAATTGGTGACGAAACTTTTGCATCTGGTTTTCCCAATGACACCAATGACTGGTTATTTACCATTGGCAAGATCGAATATTTATTACCCCAATCTTTCCAAGGCGGCTATCAAATCGGCTACAGTAACGACATCTTCAAAGGGATGAGTGGCGGCCCTGTACTCAACCGCCGAGGGGAATTAGTAGCCATTAATGGCAGGCATAAACATCCTCTATGGGGAAATCCCTTTGTTTTTCTAGATGGTTCTACCCCAGTAGCCAAAATACGCACCCAATTTGAGGAATCAAGTTGGGCTGTTCCCGTGGAAAGATTTCTCCGCCGTATCCCTGCATTTGCTCAAGGTGCAGTTGATCCAAAAGCAGAGTTACCTTACCCATCTGTTCCAGTCACTCCCCAACCACCAATTCCGACAAATGACATCCCAATTCCTGCAAATAGCCTAAATCGTTCTGGCTGGGTTTGGTAA